One segment of Brassica napus cultivar Da-Ae chromosome C3, Da-Ae, whole genome shotgun sequence DNA contains the following:
- the LOC106388454 gene encoding oxysterol-binding protein-related protein 1C isoform X1 — protein MLSFCCVSTVSDHSLPMPLPEQPGVTRSEPIMTRSASHSQSYNHHYQSNHHPLHLHSLSFNHQSQPPPVDVKINDIVGNGIAGILHKWVNYGRGWRSRWFVLQDGVLSYYKIHGPDKIFLSPESEKGSKVIGEESARMISSHHHYKHGASHLHRKPFGEVHLKVSSVRESRSDDKRFSIFTGTKRLHLRADTREDRATWVEALQAVKDMFPRMSNSDLMAPTNNLAMSTEKLRQRLTDEGVCELAIQDCEQIMRSEFSALQSQLVLLKQKQWLLIDTLRQLETEKVDLENTLVDESQRQAVNGGSIDLRHEKCSEGTATESDDDHERGDAETDEEDNTFFDTRDFLSSSSFKSSGSDFRTSSFSSDGDGFGSSEDDIDPSIKSIGCDYPHVKRRKSLPEPVEKEKSVSLWSMIKDNIGKDLTKVCLPVYFNEPLSSLQKCFEDLEYSYLLDRAFEWGKRGNSLMRILNVAAFAVSGYASTEGRICKPFNPLLGETYEADYPDKGLRFFSEKVSHHPMVVACHCDGTGWKFWADSNLKSKFWGRSIQLDPVGVLTLQFDDGEILQWSKVTTSIYNLILGKLYCDHYGTMRIEGSAEYSCKLKFKEQSIIDRNPHQVHGIVQDKSGKTVATMFGKWDESMHYVTGDCSGKGKLSEDMSGAQLLWKRSKPPGNPTKYNLTRFAMTLNELTPGLKEKLPPTDSRLRPDQRYLENGEFEMANEEKLRLEQRQRQARKMQERGWKPKWFTKEEGSEAYRYNGGYWEARESGSWEDCPDIFGHIDSEQQTE, from the exons ATGCTTTCCTTCTGTTGCGTCTCTACTGTCTCCGATCACTCTCTCCCGATGCCGTTGCCGGAGCAACCCGGTGTGACACGATCCGAACCGATCATGACTCGATCTGCTTCCCATTCCCAGAGTTATAATCATCATTATCAATCCAACCACCATCCCCTCCATCTCCATAGTCTCTCCTTCAACCACCAGAGCCAACCACCGCCGGTTGATGTGAAGATTAACGACATCGTTGGGAATGGAATCGCCGGGATATTGCATAAGTGGGTGAATTACGGTAGGGGATGGAGATCAAGGTGGTTCGTCTTGCAGGATGGTGTTCTTTCGTATTATAAAATCCATGGACCTGATAAGATCTTCCTCAGTCCTGAATCCGAAAAGGGATCAAAAGTTATCGGAGAGGAGTCTGCTCGTATGATCTCTAGCCACCACCACTACAAGCATGGTGCCAGCCATCTCCATCGCAAGCCTTTCGGAGAAGTCCATCTCAAG GTTTCTTCGGTGCGGGAGAGCAGATCAGATGATAAGAGGTTTTCCATTTTCACTGGCACCAAGAGGCTCCACTTGCGAGCAGATACGCGTGAGGACCGAGCAACTTGGGTTGAGGCACTGCAAGCTGTTAAAGATATGTTTCCAAGGATGTCCAACAGTGACTTGATGGCCCCTACCAACAATTTGGCCATGTCCACCGAGAAGCTTCGTCAACGCTTGACTGATGAAGGAGTTTGTGAGTTAGCTATTCAGGACTGTGAGCAGATTATGAGGTCTGAGTTCTCTGCTCTTCAGAGCCAGTTGGTGCTTCTCAAGCAGAAGCAGTGGCTTCTCATTGATACCCTTAGGCAATTAGAG ACAGAAAAGGTAGATCTGGAGAATACACTTGTAGATGAGAGTCAAAGGCAGGCTGTAAATGGAGGTTCCATTGATTTAAGACATGAGAAGTGCAGTG AAGGGACTGCCACTGAATCTGATGATGATCATGAACGAGGTGATGCAGAAACTGATGAGGAAGACAATACCTTTTTTGATACACGTGACTTCCTCTCTTCAAGTTCTTTCAAAAGTAGCGGTTCTGACTTTCGTACATCGTCGTTTTCTTCTGATGGTGATGGCTTTGGGTCATCAGAAGACGATATCGATCCTTCCATCAAGTCTATTGGATGCGACTATCCACACGTTAAAAGGAGGAAAAGCTTACCTGAGCCGGTTGAAAAGGAGAAAAGTGTGAGCCTTTGGTCAATGATCAAAGACAATATTGGCAAGGATCTCACAAAAGTTTGTCTACCTGTTTACTTCAACGAGCCGCTATCTTCTCTACAAAAGTGTTTTGAGGATTTGGAATATTCATACCTTCTTGACCGAGCATTTGAATGGGGCAAAAGA GGAAATAGCCTCATGAGGATTCTTAACGTAGCTGCTTTTGCTGTATCTGGGTACGCATCAACCGAAGGAAGAATCTGCAAACCATTTAACCCATTGCTAGGTGAAACATACGAGGCAGACTATCCAGACAAAGGCCTTCGATTTTTCTCCGAAAAG gtCAGTCACCACCCTATGGTTGTGGCATGCCATTGCGATGGCACGGGATGGAAATTCTGGGCAGACAGCAATCTGAAGAGTAAATTTTGGGGTCGGTCAATTCAGCTTGATCCCGTTGGTGTATTGACTTTGCAATTTGATGATGGAGAAATCCTTCAGTGGAGTAAG GTAACTACATCAATATACAATCTTATACTTGGTAAACTGTACTGTGATCACTACGGTACAATGCGTATTGAGGGCAGTGCTGAATACTCTTGTAAACTTAAATTCAAAGAACAGTCCATCATAGACCGGAATCCTCACCAG GTTCATGGTATAGTTCAAGATAAGAGTGGGAAGACAGTGGCAACGATGTTTGGGAAATGGGATGAGAGCATGCACTATGTCACTGGTGATTGTTCTGGGAAAGGGAAATTGAGCGAAGATATGTCAGGAGCTCAACTTCTGTGGAAACGGAGCAAGCCTCCTGGAAACCCAACAAAGTATAATCTGACACGTTTCGCAATGACGCTGAATGAGCTTACGCCTGGGCTTAAG GAGAAGCTGCCACCAACAGATTCAAGGCTGCGACCGGACCAGAGGTATCTCgagaatggagagtttgaaATGGCCAACGAAGAGAAGTTGCGACTCGAACAGCGACAACGTCAG GCTAGGAAGATGCAGGAGAGAGGATGGAAGCCGAAGTGGTTCACGAAAGAGGAAGGGAGCGAGGCTTACCGATACAACGGAGGGTACTGGGAAGCCCGCGAGAGCGGATCATGGGAAGACTGTCCGGATATCTTTGGTCACATCGATTCCGAACAACAAACTGAGTAA
- the LOC106388454 gene encoding oxysterol-binding protein-related protein 1C isoform X2, producing the protein MLSFCCVSTVSDHSLPMPLPEQPGVTRSEPIMTRSASHSQSYNHHYQSNHHPLHLHSLSFNHQSQPPPVDVKINDIVGNGIAGILHKWVNYGRGWRSRWFVLQDGVLSYYKIHGPDKIFLSPESEKGSKVIGEESARMISSHHHYKHGASHLHRKPFGEVHLKVSSVRESRSDDKRFSIFTGTKRLHLRADTREDRATWVEALQAVKDMFPRMSNSDLMAPTNNLAMSTEKLRQRLTDEGVCELAIQDCEQIMRSEFSALQSQLVLLKQKQWLLIDTLRQLETEKVDLENTLVDESQRQAVNGGSIDLRHEKCSGTATESDDDHERGDAETDEEDNTFFDTRDFLSSSSFKSSGSDFRTSSFSSDGDGFGSSEDDIDPSIKSIGCDYPHVKRRKSLPEPVEKEKSVSLWSMIKDNIGKDLTKVCLPVYFNEPLSSLQKCFEDLEYSYLLDRAFEWGKRGNSLMRILNVAAFAVSGYASTEGRICKPFNPLLGETYEADYPDKGLRFFSEKVSHHPMVVACHCDGTGWKFWADSNLKSKFWGRSIQLDPVGVLTLQFDDGEILQWSKVTTSIYNLILGKLYCDHYGTMRIEGSAEYSCKLKFKEQSIIDRNPHQVHGIVQDKSGKTVATMFGKWDESMHYVTGDCSGKGKLSEDMSGAQLLWKRSKPPGNPTKYNLTRFAMTLNELTPGLKEKLPPTDSRLRPDQRYLENGEFEMANEEKLRLEQRQRQARKMQERGWKPKWFTKEEGSEAYRYNGGYWEARESGSWEDCPDIFGHIDSEQQTE; encoded by the exons ATGCTTTCCTTCTGTTGCGTCTCTACTGTCTCCGATCACTCTCTCCCGATGCCGTTGCCGGAGCAACCCGGTGTGACACGATCCGAACCGATCATGACTCGATCTGCTTCCCATTCCCAGAGTTATAATCATCATTATCAATCCAACCACCATCCCCTCCATCTCCATAGTCTCTCCTTCAACCACCAGAGCCAACCACCGCCGGTTGATGTGAAGATTAACGACATCGTTGGGAATGGAATCGCCGGGATATTGCATAAGTGGGTGAATTACGGTAGGGGATGGAGATCAAGGTGGTTCGTCTTGCAGGATGGTGTTCTTTCGTATTATAAAATCCATGGACCTGATAAGATCTTCCTCAGTCCTGAATCCGAAAAGGGATCAAAAGTTATCGGAGAGGAGTCTGCTCGTATGATCTCTAGCCACCACCACTACAAGCATGGTGCCAGCCATCTCCATCGCAAGCCTTTCGGAGAAGTCCATCTCAAG GTTTCTTCGGTGCGGGAGAGCAGATCAGATGATAAGAGGTTTTCCATTTTCACTGGCACCAAGAGGCTCCACTTGCGAGCAGATACGCGTGAGGACCGAGCAACTTGGGTTGAGGCACTGCAAGCTGTTAAAGATATGTTTCCAAGGATGTCCAACAGTGACTTGATGGCCCCTACCAACAATTTGGCCATGTCCACCGAGAAGCTTCGTCAACGCTTGACTGATGAAGGAGTTTGTGAGTTAGCTATTCAGGACTGTGAGCAGATTATGAGGTCTGAGTTCTCTGCTCTTCAGAGCCAGTTGGTGCTTCTCAAGCAGAAGCAGTGGCTTCTCATTGATACCCTTAGGCAATTAGAG ACAGAAAAGGTAGATCTGGAGAATACACTTGTAGATGAGAGTCAAAGGCAGGCTGTAAATGGAGGTTCCATTGATTTAAGACATGAGAAGTGCAGTG GGACTGCCACTGAATCTGATGATGATCATGAACGAGGTGATGCAGAAACTGATGAGGAAGACAATACCTTTTTTGATACACGTGACTTCCTCTCTTCAAGTTCTTTCAAAAGTAGCGGTTCTGACTTTCGTACATCGTCGTTTTCTTCTGATGGTGATGGCTTTGGGTCATCAGAAGACGATATCGATCCTTCCATCAAGTCTATTGGATGCGACTATCCACACGTTAAAAGGAGGAAAAGCTTACCTGAGCCGGTTGAAAAGGAGAAAAGTGTGAGCCTTTGGTCAATGATCAAAGACAATATTGGCAAGGATCTCACAAAAGTTTGTCTACCTGTTTACTTCAACGAGCCGCTATCTTCTCTACAAAAGTGTTTTGAGGATTTGGAATATTCATACCTTCTTGACCGAGCATTTGAATGGGGCAAAAGA GGAAATAGCCTCATGAGGATTCTTAACGTAGCTGCTTTTGCTGTATCTGGGTACGCATCAACCGAAGGAAGAATCTGCAAACCATTTAACCCATTGCTAGGTGAAACATACGAGGCAGACTATCCAGACAAAGGCCTTCGATTTTTCTCCGAAAAG gtCAGTCACCACCCTATGGTTGTGGCATGCCATTGCGATGGCACGGGATGGAAATTCTGGGCAGACAGCAATCTGAAGAGTAAATTTTGGGGTCGGTCAATTCAGCTTGATCCCGTTGGTGTATTGACTTTGCAATTTGATGATGGAGAAATCCTTCAGTGGAGTAAG GTAACTACATCAATATACAATCTTATACTTGGTAAACTGTACTGTGATCACTACGGTACAATGCGTATTGAGGGCAGTGCTGAATACTCTTGTAAACTTAAATTCAAAGAACAGTCCATCATAGACCGGAATCCTCACCAG GTTCATGGTATAGTTCAAGATAAGAGTGGGAAGACAGTGGCAACGATGTTTGGGAAATGGGATGAGAGCATGCACTATGTCACTGGTGATTGTTCTGGGAAAGGGAAATTGAGCGAAGATATGTCAGGAGCTCAACTTCTGTGGAAACGGAGCAAGCCTCCTGGAAACCCAACAAAGTATAATCTGACACGTTTCGCAATGACGCTGAATGAGCTTACGCCTGGGCTTAAG GAGAAGCTGCCACCAACAGATTCAAGGCTGCGACCGGACCAGAGGTATCTCgagaatggagagtttgaaATGGCCAACGAAGAGAAGTTGCGACTCGAACAGCGACAACGTCAG GCTAGGAAGATGCAGGAGAGAGGATGGAAGCCGAAGTGGTTCACGAAAGAGGAAGGGAGCGAGGCTTACCGATACAACGGAGGGTACTGGGAAGCCCGCGAGAGCGGATCATGGGAAGACTGTCCGGATATCTTTGGTCACATCGATTCCGAACAACAAACTGAGTAA